A segment of the Bdellovibrio bacteriovorus genome:
CCGGCATAGGAAACAATCCGCAAACCCCGAAGCATCGGGATCCAGGACCACTGATGATCCGGGAATTCGCGCAGTTCTTCATAGCCTTGAATGATCTGCATGCGCTCGTCATCCAGACTGTCTTCATCACCTGACAACAGCATCCAGAAATCCTGAATGACCGGGCCGTTGACGAAATCATCAAAGTCGACCAGGAAGAATTCTTTGCCGTTATTCAGTAAATTGCCTTTATGGCAGTCGCCGTGAATGCGGATAAATTCGGACGTATCAAAGCTGTCGTCAATGGCGTACAGAATATCTTCTGCGGCGATGTTGTAGCGTTCACGCAGTTCCGGGGTGATCCAGTCTTGCAAGAAATCCAATGTGTCCCAACCACCATAATAGCTGGTATCCAAAGTCGGACGGTGCGGGGCGGGCTTTCTTGCGCCGACGTTATGAACCTGCGCCATCAGGCGGCCGACCTTATGCAGTTCGCCGGATAAAAATTCTTGCGGCATACGGCCCAGAACCTTTGGGAAGAAAGCGACGTACATGCCATCGACTTCCTGGATGGTGGAATCATGGCCCTGGAACAGGGGGGCCACCGCCGGGATGCCTTCGGCTTTCAGAGACAGCAGAAATTCATGTTCTTCCAGGATGGCGTCTTTGCTCCAGCGCTGGGGGCGATAGAATTTGGCGATGACATTGTTGCTTTGGGCGCCGGGAAAGCTCGGCTGTTCCAGCTTGATATCAAAAACGCGGTTTTCATAGGAATTTAGCTGCGTGAATTCGCCGGTAGGATAAAAGCCCGCGTGTTCTGCTGCCAGCAGCACTTTTTCAGGGTCTAGACTGTAAAAAGAAGAGCTTTTATCCATTATCAGATCTTGCCAGTTTTTAAGGCTTAAGTCATTCTCTGACTGATGAGCGGCAAAGAAACTTTTCTCTTCGCAAAATGGCCTGTAGAGGTGCATCGACGGAATTTTCGTCGCTCGGTTTCCATTTATCTTTATCCCAATAAACCCATCAAGGTTGTCGCGGCGAAAAGCACGCCCCAGAAGGTCATCGTTGATTTTCTGATGGCGAAAAAAGACTGGATCGAAAAGAACTTTGAAAAGTTCCAGGAAATCGCCGAAAAGTTCCCGGATAAAAAGATCAAAGCCTATGAAAACTTCCCGTTCAAAGGCAAAGAGCGAAAACTAAAAGTCGTCATCACCCTTCACAAAAAAACCTTTGTGTCGGTGACCGATGAACATCTGCTGCTTCACATTCCAAGAAACGACTGGAGTGCCAATTCCCTGATCGAAGAGCATCCGACCGCTTTAAAGGAAATCCGCCACTTCTACAAACGTGAAGCCGTGGATTTTTTAAGTGAGCGTGTGAAGTTTTGGGCGGGTGAAATGAACCTGCATCCTTCACAGGTGAAATTCCGCGAACAAAAGACCCGCTGGGGCAGTTGTTCTTCGCGCAAGGTGATCAATTTGAACTGGCGCCTGATTGTGTTTACCCAGGAAATCATCGACTACGTGATTGTGCATGAGCTTGCGCACTTGCAGCACATGAATCATTCCAGCCACTTCTGGAGTCTGGTCGAAAAGTACGTGGAAAACTATAAAGACATCGTCAAAACAATGAAGGAATCCCAGTATCTGGTGGAATTCCTTTCTGAAACCTAGCTAGTAAATGCCGTTGCTGGTTTTCTTGCGCATCAGTTGCAGGGCCAGCAAAGTGCCGACATAACCCACACACGCACCAAAGATAATATCGCTGACAAAGTGGTCATGCACCACCACGCGGGTCAGGCAAATCAGCATCGCAAACGGAATCCAGAACCATTTGAATCTTGGGAATGCCACGCTCAGCATGGTTGCCACGGTGAAGATCACCTGCGAATGGCCGGAAGAAAACGAATGCCAGTGCCAATGCGTCGTAAAATGATCAAAGACGTAGGGATCGAAATCCGGTGTTTTGTGCGGACGCTGACGGCCGACGTTGAATTTGATGATATGGGTGATGGCACCAGAAACCAGCAGGGCCACAAAGAAATTCAAAGCCCAGCGGCGATAGTAGTCCACGCGGTCCAGATGTGTTTGCAGGAAGCTTAAACGGGGGCCGATCCATTTACAGAAGATCCACACCAGCAAAGCACCCACGAAATAGTACTCGGATAAAGCGATGTCCGTCAGGATGCGGGCAGGGGCGCGGATCAGGCCTTTGACTTCTTGTTCAGCAAAATACAAAGAAGCTTGTTGATCCACGAACACCAAGGCCAAACCAGCCAGGACCAGGGCGATCAGGGTGACTTTAAGAATATGTCGAATCAGTTTTTTTGGGTCGCTCAGAAGCTCGCCGAATTGTTGTACAGGCATGTAATTCCTTCTAAAAGCCAGTCTAAAACCTATCTGTATTGAAATACAAGGCCTGATGAGGGGTGACGAAATCTGGCCCGAGCCTTGCTAAAGGTCCTTTCTGAATTGGTTTATAGAAAGAATACTTGGAGGTTTCTCATGTTACCAATGCTTCACAAGCATACAATCATTACGGCCGCTTTGTTGGCTTCTTTGTCTCTTACTGCGTGTGGTAAGAAAAAAGACGTATTCAGTGAGCCTAAAAAAGAGGCGACTCAAACAGACTCTAATAAGACGAGCGATACCAACGATAAATTAGGTGGCGGTCTTCCTGACCCTGCAGATCCTAATGCGGGCTCTAAGCCTCAACCACTTCCGGGTAAACAGCCGTCAACTCCGACGCCTCCTCCTCCACCAAAAACTCCAGAGGCGCCTCAGACTTCCAATCCAACACCTCCACCGGCACCAGTTCCAACGACTCCGCCGCCAGTGGTGGGCACTCGTCCCGCTCCGGCTCCAGGCACGAATGTGATTCCTGGGGACTATAACGAAAAAGACCCGAACAGTCTGAATCGTGACAATCTGACAAAACGTA
Coding sequences within it:
- a CDS encoding YgjP family zinc-dependent metalloprotease, which produces MHRRNFRRSVSIYLYPNKPIKVVAAKSTPQKVIVDFLMAKKDWIEKNFEKFQEIAEKFPDKKIKAYENFPFKGKERKLKVVITLHKKTFVSVTDEHLLLHIPRNDWSANSLIEEHPTALKEIRHFYKREAVDFLSERVKFWAGEMNLHPSQVKFREQKTRWGSCSSRKVINLNWRLIVFTQEIIDYVIVHELAHLQHMNHSSHFWSLVEKYVENYKDIVKTMKESQYLVEFLSET
- a CDS encoding serine/threonine protein kinase; the protein is MDKSSSFYSLDPEKVLLAAEHAGFYPTGEFTQLNSYENRVFDIKLEQPSFPGAQSNNVIAKFYRPQRWSKDAILEEHEFLLSLKAEGIPAVAPLFQGHDSTIQEVDGMYVAFFPKVLGRMPQEFLSGELHKVGRLMAQVHNVGARKPAPHRPTLDTSYYGGWDTLDFLQDWITPELRERYNIAAEDILYAIDDSFDTSEFIRIHGDCHKGNLLNNGKEFFLVDFDDFVNGPVIQDFWMLLSGDEDSLDDERMQIIQGYEELREFPDHQWSWIPMLRGLRIVSYAGWIAKRWTDPSFPRLFPEFNKYTYWAEEVEALEKIAWKIG
- a CDS encoding phosphatase PAP2 family protein; the protein is MPVQQFGELLSDPKKLIRHILKVTLIALVLAGLALVFVDQQASLYFAEQEVKGLIRAPARILTDIALSEYYFVGALLVWIFCKWIGPRLSFLQTHLDRVDYYRRWALNFFVALLVSGAITHIIKFNVGRQRPHKTPDFDPYVFDHFTTHWHWHSFSSGHSQVIFTVATMLSVAFPRFKWFWIPFAMLICLTRVVVHDHFVSDIIFGACVGYVGTLLALQLMRKKTSNGIY